The following proteins are co-located in the Flammeovirga kamogawensis genome:
- a CDS encoding T9SS type A sorting domain-containing protein, whose amino-acid sequence MKLLQIISKYLSVTLLVLLVHQSQAYALNTINSEIINDKVRVYWGDWWGSAMSIKYTIGSSSHTASVDPEEIKEYYIERSNGFSPGTSIAIEVRANGYWGTYEKTYTISYYPSHIYGTQHDDRITVQWDKNRYGSTPMDIRYRKSGENWEHLFNQTSGHIDLSQNGFSPGEVEVEYKFTNSDWGSAKKQSFTISNPGADFITVHKVEDRISVIWPSNKYGGSINLKYLIKETNELNYRLMQTSGNIDLSPANGFLPGDIEISYSFDSNGSYEENKQSFTISNPGADFITVHKVEDRISVIWPSNKYGGSINLKYLIKETNESNYRLMQTSGHIDLTPTNGFAPGDIDISYSFGINGSYEGNKQTVTISIADLITFTPIGDKLEINWPSYISNGNRFGGGTSFDFEFSDVSLLSQDISPVEYRPTNGFTPKEYEISYKYTSLNSWKKKTVRFTPNWTEFFSVKVDGKEVVVEDWEKGIWGDSPFDFRYKEKNSNNWIESGNFDFMDSGFVIGSYHIDGVPPGTYDLEIKSSYDNQWNHHSTFTIDNSHVNNYNVNAVNHSAIVTWNSGHYLNVDMDVRYRTYTYENDGSFPGENVKDGKWEKNYSTWYYENNRNSGTVTLSPNYTYTWVQVQVKYSNVDFWPSDDISQEVYIGYRTYSSARLNASSYSLDSSEGDLIMSVYPNPLVDQSTLEFNLGDQLEYEIKVYDLTGSVVHSKKGIGQNGINKLIIDKSDFSSKGIHIIELVSDKQIRRKKVINQ is encoded by the coding sequence ATGAAACTATTACAAATTATCAGCAAGTATTTATCTGTAACACTATTAGTATTATTAGTACATCAATCACAAGCTTATGCTCTTAATACTATAAATTCTGAAATTATCAACGATAAAGTCAGGGTATATTGGGGTGATTGGTGGGGTAGTGCCATGTCTATAAAGTATACTATTGGAAGTTCAAGTCATACAGCTAGTGTCGACCCTGAAGAAATCAAAGAGTATTATATTGAGAGATCAAATGGTTTTTCGCCGGGAACCTCAATTGCTATAGAGGTTAGAGCAAATGGGTATTGGGGTACGTATGAAAAGACGTATACAATCTCCTATTATCCAAGTCATATTTATGGAACACAACATGATGATAGAATTACTGTACAATGGGATAAAAATCGGTATGGAAGTACTCCAATGGACATTCGATATCGTAAGAGTGGAGAAAATTGGGAACATTTATTTAACCAAACTTCTGGGCATATTGATTTAAGCCAAAATGGTTTTTCACCTGGAGAAGTAGAGGTTGAATATAAGTTTACAAATAGCGACTGGGGAAGTGCAAAAAAACAATCTTTTACTATAAGTAATCCAGGAGCAGATTTTATTACGGTTCATAAGGTCGAAGATAGAATATCAGTAATATGGCCTTCAAATAAATATGGAGGCAGTATAAATCTTAAATATCTGATAAAAGAAACTAATGAGCTTAATTATAGGTTAATGCAAACATCAGGGAATATTGATTTATCACCTGCAAATGGATTTCTACCAGGAGATATTGAAATATCTTATAGTTTTGATTCAAACGGTTCTTATGAAGAAAATAAACAATCTTTTACTATAAGTAATCCAGGAGCAGATTTTATTACGGTTCATAAGGTCGAAGATAGAATATCAGTAATATGGCCTTCAAATAAATATGGAGGCAGTATAAATCTTAAATATCTGATAAAAGAAACTAATGAGTCTAATTATAGATTGATGCAAACATCTGGGCATATTGATTTAACACCGACAAATGGATTTGCTCCCGGAGATATTGATATATCTTATAGTTTTGGTATAAATGGATCTTATGAAGGAAATAAGCAAACTGTTACAATATCCATTGCAGACTTAATTACTTTCACCCCAATTGGTGATAAATTAGAAATAAATTGGCCATCTTATATATCAAATGGTAACAGATTTGGAGGAGGTACAAGTTTTGATTTCGAATTTTCAGATGTGTCATTGTTGTCACAAGATATTTCACCTGTAGAATATAGACCCACTAATGGATTTACTCCCAAAGAGTACGAGATATCATATAAGTATACATCATTAAATTCTTGGAAGAAAAAGACCGTAAGGTTTACTCCTAATTGGACGGAATTCTTTTCAGTTAAAGTAGATGGGAAAGAAGTTGTTGTTGAAGATTGGGAAAAAGGGATCTGGGGAGACTCACCATTTGATTTTCGATATAAAGAAAAAAATAGTAACAACTGGATTGAATCAGGTAACTTTGATTTCATGGATTCTGGTTTTGTCATAGGATCATACCATATTGATGGAGTTCCTCCAGGAACATACGACCTTGAGATAAAATCTTCATACGACAATCAATGGAACCACCACTCTACGTTTACAATTGATAATAGCCATGTAAATAATTATAATGTAAATGCAGTAAACCACAGTGCTATAGTAACATGGAATAGTGGTCATTATTTAAATGTAGATATGGACGTTAGGTATCGTACTTATACATATGAAAATGATGGTTCTTTTCCTGGAGAAAATGTAAAAGATGGTAAATGGGAGAAAAACTATTCTACATGGTATTATGAAAATAACCGAAATTCAGGAACAGTAACCCTAAGTCCAAATTATACCTATACATGGGTGCAAGTTCAAGTCAAATATAGTAATGTGGATTTTTGGCCAAGTGATGACATAAGCCAAGAAGTATATATTGGTTATCGTACTTATTCAAGTGCTAGATTAAATGCAAGTTCATATTCCTTAGATTCTTCAGAGGGAGATTTGATAATGAGTGTTTACCCCAATCCTCTTGTAGATCAATCTACCCTAGAATTTAATCTAGGAGATCAATTAGAATACGAAATAAAAGTATATGATTTAACAGGAAGTGTTGTTCATTCTAAAAAGGGAATTGGGCAAAATGGAATAAATAAATTAATAATTGATAAGTCAGATTTTTCATCAAAGGGTATTCATATTATAGAATTGGTTTCTGATAAGCAGATTCGTAGAAAGAAAGTAATTAATCAATAG
- a CDS encoding hybrid sensor histidine kinase/response regulator transcription factor, whose amino-acid sequence MFNKTNLLLLTVILLLSHLSVGQSSNNYTTLDGLSHNTVYQIEQDDYGLIWLATESGLSVFDGNDFNLVQPIYRDSLPSHFITSIEIKSPKEVWVGTTKGLRVIDQVHEKIINALPDLENKTISHIKKLNDNLTLIGVNNFGIYLVDNQYSILEHWYQGSSSISLSSNQIEKIGIDKTTGLVWVTNKETGIDLINMTNHYSTTFPIGNGVNQVPSKKVYCITQDKENNIWVGTSKGIAKYDAKTKTLFSVHKRAFFNTTILSIHADSKGDIWIGTELNGLWKIPAKANNQLSRVSLHHEISNQSIRSIYEDMQHNIWVGTQRRGVYLLKDQYHTFKLIKKDILSSNIIWGITLDNDQNIWAGTDGQGITKYNLENKTTKRYIHDGNEGSLSDNNIITALTSKNGTLWFGTYSGGLNKYDSITDSFHHYNKENGLLNNDIRALAEDNDTTLWVGSNRGGLHFIDEQNQKAISINATRTMDIRSIAIKDNLVWFGTYGDGGIFTYNKLKKELNKIELPFDIEITFDLFFDNNSPILWIGTFDKGLLAYRYKEKRLEDFKEHPSLSSNIIHAIQQDQNGVLWLTTNHGIVAFNYTKNTITKHGIDEGIQHHDFMDGSRAIGKDGTIYFGGAGGLNYFHPKNIKISVLPPQILLTKLEIYNKKIRANDDSEILAKNISDTKSITLNSEEAQFSIAFQGIDYRNHDALQYRYFMKGLDSDWNLVGKNNSANYSNINPGTYQFNVSTKSIGGKWSQPVSLEIKILPPIWATWWAKLVYFFLVILGAWYWKYFTGKKAEIRSKLKLQEEQTNLHKENKEVYEDIINELNTPINQLLMPLENMIYNNTNTSPALRKQLQLLYLNASKMHNIVRFILSNKDRDEEHFKLEVYQYNLSTFLLNFRESFLLQAAQLGIKIDIQLPENDITAWFDIEKIETILHFLFLTVFQNATTSDQFLIVIDVTENNRINYANINLYLIDGEMREKKIDLEMRKTALIGVPMSEWFLKKHKGSLLLPNSSSNRICITIPIDKEAYTTDEIKLDAEENGQYYFNNELITEHTSTEKIDKTAHTITILDDNKDAITFFSSILSEYNIVAFDNSVELFQYLGKNDTDIVLIDNTLNSGSGIDIIKKLKKDAKLAIIPSILIASHLTEKNKVNGLKAGADLCISKPFHISVLKTHIQNLINSRQYFKNIYRNEILTESKEVVPVNEDEILIAKITDLIENNMSNPDFKVQSIQDEIGISQSSLYKKIKQQTGMSSSEFLRNFRIKFAAKLLAKSNLPVAEVMMKVGFSDAKYFRTSFKKKYELSPSQYRKEHQKESE is encoded by the coding sequence ATGTTTAACAAAACTAATTTACTTCTTTTAACGGTAATCCTACTTCTTAGTCATCTATCTGTAGGACAATCTTCTAATAACTATACTACTCTAGATGGTCTATCACACAATACTGTTTATCAAATTGAGCAAGATGATTATGGTCTAATTTGGTTAGCTACAGAAAGTGGTTTAAGTGTTTTTGATGGTAATGATTTTAACCTTGTACAACCAATTTATAGAGATAGTTTACCATCTCATTTTATTACATCTATAGAAATCAAATCACCAAAAGAAGTATGGGTTGGTACTACAAAAGGTTTAAGAGTAATTGATCAGGTACATGAAAAAATTATAAATGCATTGCCTGACTTAGAAAACAAAACAATTTCACATATCAAGAAATTAAATGACAACTTAACTTTAATTGGTGTCAATAATTTTGGTATTTATTTAGTAGATAATCAATACTCTATTCTTGAGCATTGGTATCAGGGTAGCTCATCAATTTCTCTTTCATCAAATCAAATAGAAAAAATTGGTATTGATAAAACTACGGGGCTAGTGTGGGTTACTAACAAAGAGACTGGAATTGACCTTATAAATATGACAAACCATTACAGTACTACTTTTCCTATTGGTAATGGTGTAAATCAGGTTCCCTCAAAAAAAGTGTATTGTATTACCCAAGATAAAGAAAACAATATATGGGTGGGTACATCTAAAGGTATTGCAAAATATGACGCCAAAACTAAAACATTATTTTCGGTTCACAAACGTGCTTTTTTTAATACAACAATTCTATCAATCCATGCAGATTCTAAAGGTGATATTTGGATAGGTACAGAGTTAAACGGTTTATGGAAAATCCCTGCCAAAGCAAATAATCAGTTAAGTAGGGTTTCGTTACATCATGAAATTAGCAATCAGTCTATACGTTCTATTTACGAAGACATGCAACATAATATTTGGGTGGGTACACAAAGAAGAGGTGTTTATTTATTAAAAGATCAATACCATACTTTCAAGTTGATAAAGAAAGATATCTTGAGTAGTAATATTATTTGGGGTATAACTTTAGATAATGATCAAAATATATGGGCTGGCACAGATGGACAAGGGATTACGAAATATAACCTAGAAAATAAAACTACTAAAAGATATATTCATGACGGAAATGAGGGCTCACTTTCAGATAATAATATTATTACTGCGTTAACTTCTAAAAACGGTACACTTTGGTTTGGTACTTACTCTGGTGGTTTAAATAAATATGATTCTATAACTGATAGTTTCCATCATTATAACAAAGAAAATGGTTTATTAAACAATGATATTAGAGCTTTAGCTGAAGATAATGACACTACTTTATGGGTTGGTTCTAACCGTGGCGGCTTACATTTTATTGATGAACAAAACCAAAAAGCGATTTCTATTAATGCCACCCGTACAATGGACATCCGCTCTATTGCTATTAAAGATAATTTAGTATGGTTTGGAACTTATGGCGATGGTGGAATTTTTACATATAATAAATTAAAAAAAGAACTCAATAAAATTGAATTGCCTTTTGATATTGAAATTACTTTTGATTTATTTTTTGACAATAACTCACCCATTCTTTGGATAGGTACTTTTGATAAAGGGCTACTTGCCTATCGTTACAAAGAAAAAAGACTAGAAGATTTTAAAGAACATCCTTCGTTATCTTCTAATATAATTCATGCAATTCAACAAGATCAAAATGGTGTACTTTGGTTAACAACCAACCATGGAATTGTAGCTTTTAATTACACTAAAAATACAATAACAAAACATGGTATTGATGAAGGTATTCAGCATCATGATTTTATGGATGGTTCTAGGGCAATAGGCAAAGACGGAACAATATATTTTGGAGGAGCAGGAGGTTTAAATTATTTCCATCCTAAGAACATAAAAATTAGTGTTTTACCACCACAAATTTTACTTACGAAACTGGAAATCTATAACAAAAAAATTAGAGCTAACGATGATTCTGAAATTCTTGCTAAAAATATATCAGACACCAAATCTATAACTCTTAATAGCGAAGAAGCTCAATTCTCAATCGCTTTTCAAGGAATTGATTATAGAAACCATGATGCATTACAATATAGATATTTCATGAAAGGGTTAGACAGTGACTGGAACTTGGTAGGTAAAAATAACTCTGCTAATTACAGTAATATTAATCCAGGAACATACCAATTTAATGTCTCTACAAAAAGTATTGGAGGTAAATGGAGTCAACCTGTTTCTTTAGAAATCAAAATTCTTCCTCCTATTTGGGCTACATGGTGGGCAAAATTAGTTTACTTCTTTTTGGTTATTCTTGGCGCATGGTATTGGAAATATTTTACAGGAAAGAAAGCAGAAATCCGCTCAAAATTAAAGCTACAAGAAGAACAAACTAACTTGCATAAAGAAAATAAAGAAGTGTATGAAGATATTATTAATGAATTAAATACTCCAATTAATCAATTGTTGATGCCATTAGAAAATATGATTTATAATAATACCAACACTTCGCCAGCATTACGTAAGCAGTTGCAATTATTGTATTTAAATGCCTCTAAAATGCATAACATTGTTCGCTTTATTTTATCTAATAAAGATAGAGACGAGGAACATTTTAAATTAGAAGTCTACCAATACAACCTTTCTACTTTTTTATTAAATTTTAGAGAATCCTTTTTATTACAAGCTGCACAATTAGGTATTAAAATAGATATTCAGTTACCAGAAAATGACATTACAGCTTGGTTTGATATTGAGAAAATTGAAACAATACTTCATTTTTTATTTCTTACTGTATTTCAAAATGCAACAACCTCAGATCAGTTTTTGATTGTTATAGATGTTACCGAAAACAACCGAATTAATTATGCTAATATAAATCTCTATCTAATTGATGGAGAAATGAGAGAGAAAAAAATTGATCTAGAAATGAGAAAAACAGCACTTATTGGAGTTCCTATGAGTGAATGGTTTCTTAAAAAACACAAAGGTTCACTCCTACTTCCTAATTCATCTTCAAATAGAATTTGTATTACTATTCCTATCGATAAAGAGGCTTACACTACTGATGAAATAAAATTGGATGCAGAAGAAAATGGCCAGTATTATTTTAATAATGAGTTAATTACAGAGCATACTTCTACAGAAAAAATTGATAAAACTGCTCATACGATTACAATTCTAGATGATAATAAAGATGCAATAACATTTTTCTCATCCATTTTAAGTGAATACAACATTGTAGCTTTTGATAATTCTGTAGAGCTATTTCAGTATCTAGGAAAGAACGATACTGATATTGTACTTATTGATAATACACTCAACTCTGGATCTGGAATTGATATTATTAAAAAATTAAAGAAAGATGCAAAACTAGCTATCATTCCAAGTATATTAATAGCCTCTCATCTTACAGAAAAAAATAAAGTAAACGGCTTAAAAGCTGGTGCAGATTTATGTATTTCTAAACCCTTCCATATATCGGTTTTAAAAACTCATATTCAGAATTTAATTAATAGCAGACAATACTTTAAGAACATCTATAGAAATGAAATTCTAACGGAATCAAAAGAAGTTGTACCTGTAAATGAAGATGAAATACTAATTGCAAAAATCACTGATTTGATTGAAAACAATATGTCAAACCCTGATTTTAAAGTACAAAGTATTCAAGATGAAATAGGTATTAGTCAATCTTCATTATACAAAAAGATTAAACAGCAAACAGGAATGTCTTCTTCTGAATTTTTACGAAATTTCAGAATTAAATTTGCAGCTAAACTTCTCGCTAAAAGCAATTTGCCTGTTGCAGAAGTAATGATGAAAGTGGGTTTCTCAGATGCAAAATATTTTAGAACAAGTTTTAAAAAGAAATACGAACTATCTCCTTCTCAATATAGAAAAGAGCATCAAAAAGAAAGTGAGTAA
- a CDS encoding DUF1707 SHOCT-like domain-containing protein gives MKHSSQFGLPKKRQKALDLLQKAFSDGDLDENDYENRLDLAMKADSEEALKLVFSDFPDQYVNQITSSKAVGKPTSANKLVVNQNVDKLSLNILGGKDSVIHKISEVPSRFFTIVGEQKLSFSSEELTNAEASFEIVTVVGETKIDLRAHCLEGAVLNLRLTKVLGEVNIKVAKGTHVVDHTKKVLSEYKYSLKSKSWSKIFRESFSSYDEDASVQSKEVPTINCTVILEGLCVLGSVNIKEYDV, from the coding sequence ATGAAACATTCTTCTCAATTCGGATTACCTAAAAAAAGGCAAAAAGCCTTAGACTTACTTCAGAAAGCATTCTCTGATGGAGACTTAGATGAAAATGATTATGAAAACCGTCTTGATTTAGCCATGAAGGCAGATTCTGAAGAAGCTCTAAAATTAGTTTTTTCAGATTTTCCAGATCAATATGTAAATCAAATAACTAGTTCTAAAGCTGTAGGTAAACCTACTTCAGCAAATAAACTTGTGGTTAATCAGAATGTGGATAAACTCTCTTTAAATATTTTAGGAGGGAAAGACTCTGTTATACATAAAATTTCTGAAGTTCCTTCTCGCTTTTTTACTATCGTTGGAGAGCAAAAACTTTCTTTTTCGTCTGAAGAATTAACCAATGCCGAAGCAAGCTTTGAAATTGTAACTGTTGTTGGAGAGACTAAAATAGATTTAAGAGCACATTGTTTAGAAGGTGCTGTTCTAAATTTACGTTTAACCAAAGTGTTGGGAGAAGTAAATATTAAAGTAGCAAAAGGGACACATGTAGTAGACCATACTAAAAAAGTACTTAGTGAATATAAGTATAGCTTGAAGAGTAAAAGCTGGAGTAAAATTTTTAGGGAATCATTTAGTTCTTATGATGAAGATGCTAGCGTTCAGTCAAAAGAAGTACCTACTATTAATTGTACTGTAATTTTAGAAGGGCTTTGTGTTTTAGGATCGGTAAATATCAAGGAGTATGATGTATAA
- a CDS encoding aldo/keto reductase, whose translation MSKLSIVPFGKTNLYVSRIGLGVAALGRPGYINLGHGQDLQENYDSDFMRERTSEVMTAAANAGVTYFDTARSYGKGEQFVASWLKEQADKSKYIVGSKWGYEYTAEWNVKAEHHEVKSHTVDLLRKQWVESVENLDDNLKIYHIHSATLESGVLENEEVLEQLWDIKSTGTIIGLSLSGPHQADTLKKALRIKKEDKFLFQSVQATYNILERSAAKMLEEAAYQGWGVIIKEAVANGRLTSRNTEEQFAKHKSTLEFIAQKHDVTIDAVAISFIIAQPWVSVVLSGASTPEQFEQNRKGATFRLDLMDLQMLDELIEEPEEYWSIRKNLEWN comes from the coding sequence ATGAGTAAGTTATCAATAGTCCCTTTTGGGAAAACAAATTTATACGTTTCAAGAATTGGTTTAGGTGTTGCTGCTTTAGGACGACCGGGTTATATTAATTTAGGCCATGGTCAAGACTTGCAAGAAAACTACGATTCTGACTTCATGAGAGAAAGAACTTCAGAGGTAATGACTGCTGCTGCAAATGCTGGAGTAACTTATTTTGATACTGCAAGAAGTTATGGAAAAGGAGAACAATTTGTAGCTTCTTGGCTAAAAGAACAAGCTGATAAAAGTAAATATATAGTTGGTTCTAAATGGGGGTATGAATATACTGCGGAATGGAATGTTAAAGCTGAACATCATGAAGTAAAAAGCCATACAGTAGATCTTTTAAGAAAACAATGGGTAGAAAGTGTAGAAAACTTAGACGACAACCTTAAAATATATCATATCCATTCTGCCACATTAGAAAGTGGTGTTTTAGAAAACGAAGAAGTATTAGAACAACTTTGGGATATAAAATCAACAGGAACAATTATTGGGCTTTCATTAAGTGGTCCGCATCAAGCTGACACTCTAAAAAAGGCGTTAAGAATAAAAAAAGAGGATAAGTTTCTATTTCAATCTGTACAAGCTACCTATAATATTTTAGAGAGATCTGCTGCTAAAATGTTAGAAGAAGCAGCTTATCAAGGTTGGGGTGTTATTATTAAAGAAGCTGTTGCAAATGGTCGTTTAACATCAAGAAATACCGAAGAGCAATTTGCTAAACATAAATCTACCTTAGAATTTATTGCTCAAAAACACGATGTTACTATTGATGCTGTTGCTATCTCTTTTATTATTGCCCAGCCGTGGGTTAGTGTAGTACTTAGTGGTGCTTCTACTCCAGAACAATTCGAACAAAATAGAAAAGGGGCAACTTTTAGACTAGACCTAATGGATTTACAAATGCTAGATGAACTAATAGAAGAGCCAGAAGAATATTGGTCTATTCGTAAGAACCTTGAATGGAATTAA
- a CDS encoding T9SS type A sorting domain-containing protein, whose amino-acid sequence MNVSKLKKQLLCLSCLLLLSFQSFADTFSSELLTDRVNVYWNTSMQVTFRYRISEGIWQEISYEYDDNNKPNGKTIGEGDGLAPGTRIDIKLSSTNIWIGDYERTYYVATTPSHAYASIHDDRIVVQWDENRYGGTPIDIRYRKSGENWKHLFNQTSGHIDLSQNGFSPGEVEVEYKFTNNDWSSAKKQSFTISNPGADFITVHKVEDRISVIWPSNKYGGSINLKYLIKDTNESNYRLMQTSGNIDLTPTNGFAPGDIDISYSFGINGSYEGNKQTVTISIADLITFTPIGDKLEINWPSYISNGNRFGGGTSFDFEFSDVSLLSQDVSPVEYRPANGFTPKEYEISYKYTSLNSWKKKTVRFTPNWTEFISVNVDGFEIVVDDWKNGTWGNSDLDFRFKETSENQWHQSNYSDMSSGFSFGQYHIDGLPSGVYDIQVKVPSSNDWNSLSQYSISHRDVALESISFEEEEDFILAKWNTSHYPLTTMDIRYRTAQEFTDNYSDWNYINDQSSGRVKIRPNNGFAPRTLMQIQVKFNATTTWPILREEHKTIASRKPTHYSAVMSGGIITITWNDRNSDGQIMYDGQPLARGTVNYTCGWGCSGSSPMILYGADPTNSQIENRKIIFDNYISGTITDIEIWWDYNGLADNSFDEFYTRNDRRCTIPLSNSSFRENNLQDEIGIENIFNFYPNPLVDQSTLEFNLGDQLEYEIKVYDLTGSVVHSKKGIGQNGINKLIIDKSDFSSKGIHIIELRSGKEIQRKKIIRN is encoded by the coding sequence ATGAATGTTTCTAAATTAAAAAAGCAGCTATTGTGCTTGTCATGTTTGTTATTACTTAGTTTTCAGTCTTTTGCTGATACTTTTAGTTCTGAACTTTTAACAGACAGGGTGAACGTATATTGGAATACAAGTATGCAAGTAACATTTCGTTATAGAATTTCAGAAGGGATTTGGCAGGAAATAAGCTATGAATATGATGATAACAATAAACCTAATGGTAAAACAATTGGGGAAGGAGATGGATTAGCACCAGGTACTAGGATAGATATTAAGCTTAGTTCAACAAATATTTGGATTGGTGATTATGAAAGAACTTATTACGTAGCTACTACACCAAGTCATGCGTATGCATCTATTCATGATGATAGAATAGTAGTACAGTGGGATGAAAATCGTTACGGAGGTACTCCAATTGATATTCGATATCGTAAGAGTGGAGAAAATTGGAAACATTTATTTAACCAAACTTCTGGACATATTGATTTAAGCCAAAATGGTTTTTCACCTGGAGAAGTAGAGGTTGAATATAAGTTTACAAATAACGATTGGAGTAGTGCAAAAAAACAATCTTTTACTATAAGTAATCCAGGAGCAGATTTTATTACGGTTCATAAGGTCGAAGATAGAATATCAGTAATATGGCCTTCAAATAAATATGGAGGCAGTATAAATCTTAAATATTTGATAAAAGATACTAATGAGTCTAATTATAGATTGATGCAAACATCTGGGAATATTGATTTAACACCGACAAATGGATTTGCTCCCGGAGATATTGATATATCTTATAGTTTTGGTATAAATGGATCTTATGAAGGAAATAAGCAAACTGTTACAATATCCATTGCAGACTTAATTACTTTCACCCCAATTGGTGATAAATTAGAAATAAATTGGCCATCTTATATATCAAATGGTAACAGATTTGGAGGAGGTACAAGTTTTGATTTCGAATTTTCAGATGTGTCATTGTTGTCACAAGATGTTTCACCTGTAGAATATAGACCTGCTAATGGATTTACTCCCAAAGAGTACGAGATATCATATAAGTATACATCATTAAATTCTTGGAAGAAAAAGACCGTAAGGTTTACTCCTAATTGGACTGAATTTATTTCAGTTAATGTAGATGGATTTGAAATTGTAGTGGACGACTGGAAAAATGGAACATGGGGTAATTCAGATTTAGATTTTAGATTTAAAGAAACTTCCGAAAATCAATGGCATCAATCTAATTATTCTGATATGTCTTCTGGTTTTAGTTTTGGTCAATACCATATTGATGGCTTACCATCAGGGGTATACGATATACAAGTGAAAGTACCAAGTTCAAATGATTGGAATAGTCTTTCTCAGTATTCTATCTCGCATAGAGATGTAGCTTTAGAATCAATAAGTTTCGAAGAAGAGGAAGATTTTATTTTGGCTAAATGGAATACAAGTCATTATCCTTTAACAACAATGGATATACGATATAGAACAGCTCAAGAGTTTACAGATAACTATAGTGATTGGAATTATATAAATGATCAATCTTCCGGAAGAGTAAAAATAAGACCTAATAATGGTTTTGCACCTAGAACTTTAATGCAAATTCAAGTAAAGTTTAATGCCACTACAACATGGCCTATTTTAAGAGAAGAGCATAAAACAATAGCTTCTAGAAAGCCAACTCATTATTCTGCAGTAATGAGTGGTGGAATAATAACAATAACATGGAATGATAGAAATTCGGACGGCCAAATAATGTACGATGGACAACCACTTGCAAGAGGTACTGTAAATTATACTTGCGGTTGGGGATGTAGTGGTTCTTCTCCTATGATTTTATATGGTGCCGATCCTACTAACTCTCAAATTGAGAATAGAAAAATTATTTTTGATAATTACATATCAGGGACAATAACTGATATCGAAATTTGGTGGGATTACAATGGTTTAGCAGATAACTCATTTGATGAGTTCTACACAAGAAATGACAGAAGATGTACAATTCCACTTTCTAACTCTTCTTTTAGAGAGAATAATTTACAAGATGAAATAGGAATTGAAAATATATTTAATTTCTATCCTAACCCTCTTGTAGATCAATCTACCCTAGAATTTAATCTAGGAGATCAATTAGAATACGAAATAAAAGTATATGATTTAACAGGAAGTGTTGTTCATTCTAAAAAGGGAATTGGGCAAAATGGAATAAATAAATTAATAATTGATAAGTCAGATTTTTCGTCAAAGGGTATTCATATTATAGAGTTAAGATCGGGAAAAGAAATTCAGAGAAAGAAAATTATTAGAAATTAA